A genomic stretch from Hymenobacter psoromatis includes:
- a CDS encoding heat-shock protein Hsp70 codes for MAKVAINLATGAIQQEELIVGIDLGTTNSLVAYVHPETRQPAAINDLGRGTIVPSVVHFPADGSSPLVGTDAQDFLLSDPAHTIYSVKRLLGKSYRDLGEHAGQLGYKVIDDDSEGLVKVRVGERFYSPIELSADILRELRQRAEHALKTPVRRAVITVPAYFNDSQRQATRDAGRLAGLEVLRIVNEPTAAALAYGIGLDPEEEKTVAVYDLGGGTFDVSILRLHQGIFEVLSTHGDTWLGGDDMDRAIGEHWVARASLPPSFRSVPGQRQQLRLAAEMAKRYLSQHDDFTTQLLDSEENVFAVTLTKAAFNALIAPLVARTIDACRLALSDAKLTTDGQSATAKIDAVLLVGGSTRVPLVQEEVSKFFGQPANNSLNPDEVVALGAAIQADILAGNRRDVLLLDVTPLTLGIETLGGLMDAIIPRNSKIPTKAGRQYTTSVDGQVNLKIGVYQGERDLVSENRKLGEFVLSGIPAMPAGLPKIDVNFFLNADGILRVEAVELRSNTRQQVDIKPQYGLTDDQVEQMLMDSLLNAKQDVAARLLIEARTAAEQLLYQVGRFLKKNAEHLEPAEVATTTGHTDALRQALTGNNRDLILKRMDELDEQTRPFAERVMNISIKQAMSGKQIG; via the coding sequence ATGGCTAAAGTTGCCATCAACCTCGCCACTGGCGCCATTCAGCAGGAAGAACTCATCGTGGGTATCGACCTGGGCACCACCAACAGCCTCGTGGCCTACGTGCATCCCGAAACCCGCCAGCCGGCCGCCATCAACGACCTGGGCCGGGGCACCATCGTGCCGTCGGTGGTGCATTTCCCAGCCGATGGCAGCTCACCGCTGGTGGGCACCGACGCCCAGGATTTCCTGCTTTCGGACCCCGCCCACACCATTTATTCAGTAAAGCGCCTGCTGGGCAAAAGCTACCGCGACCTGGGCGAGCACGCCGGCCAGCTCGGCTACAAGGTCATCGACGACGACTCCGAAGGCTTGGTGAAGGTGCGGGTGGGCGAGCGGTTTTATTCGCCCATCGAGCTGTCGGCCGACATTCTGCGCGAGCTGCGCCAGCGCGCCGAGCACGCGCTTAAAACGCCGGTGCGCCGCGCCGTGATTACGGTGCCGGCGTATTTTAACGACTCGCAGCGCCAGGCCACCCGCGACGCCGGCCGCCTGGCCGGCCTGGAGGTGCTGCGCATCGTGAACGAGCCCACCGCCGCCGCCCTGGCCTACGGCATCGGCCTCGATCCCGAAGAGGAAAAAACCGTGGCCGTGTATGACCTCGGCGGCGGCACCTTCGACGTGAGCATCCTGCGGCTGCACCAGGGCATTTTTGAGGTGCTAAGCACCCACGGCGACACCTGGCTGGGCGGCGACGACATGGACCGCGCCATTGGCGAGCACTGGGTGGCGCGGGCTTCCCTACCCCCCTCGTTTCGGTCGGTGCCGGGCCAGCGGCAACAGCTGCGCCTGGCCGCCGAAATGGCCAAGCGCTACCTCAGCCAGCACGACGATTTCACGACCCAACTGCTTGACAGCGAAGAAAATGTGTTTGCCGTGACGCTGACCAAGGCAGCATTCAACGCCCTCATCGCGCCGCTCGTGGCGCGCACCATCGACGCCTGCCGCCTCGCCCTCAGCGACGCCAAGCTGACCACCGACGGCCAGTCCGCCACCGCCAAAATCGACGCCGTGCTGCTGGTGGGCGGCTCCACGCGGGTGCCGCTGGTGCAGGAAGAAGTGTCGAAATTCTTCGGCCAGCCGGCTAATAATTCGCTTAACCCGGATGAGGTAGTGGCGCTGGGCGCGGCCATTCAGGCTGATATTCTGGCCGGCAACCGGCGCGACGTGCTGCTGCTCGACGTGACGCCGCTCACGCTGGGCATCGAAACGCTGGGCGGGCTCATGGACGCTATTATTCCGCGCAATTCCAAGATTCCGACCAAGGCCGGCCGCCAGTATACGACCAGCGTGGACGGGCAGGTAAATTTGAAAATTGGCGTCTATCAGGGTGAGCGTGACTTAGTTAGCGAAAATCGTAAGCTGGGCGAATTCGTGCTCAGCGGCATCCCAGCCATGCCCGCCGGCCTGCCCAAGATTGACGTTAATTTCTTTCTCAACGCCGATGGCATTCTGCGCGTGGAGGCCGTGGAGCTGCGCTCCAACACCCGGCAGCAAGTTGATATCAAGCCCCAATACGGCCTCACCGACGACCAGGTGGAGCAGATGCTGATGGACTCGCTCCTCAACGCCAAGCAGGACGTGGCCGCCCGCCTGCTCATCGAGGCCCGCACCGCCGCCGAGCAGCTGCTCTACCAGGTCGGGCGCTTCCTAAAGAAGAACGCCGAGCACCTGGAACCCGCCGAGGTAGCCACCACCACCGGCCACACCGACGCGCTTCGCCAGGCCCTCACCGGCAACAACCGCGACCTGATTCTCAAGCGCATGGACGAGCTGGATGAGCAGACCCGCCCCTTCGCCGAGCGCGTAATGAATATTTCCATCAAGCAGGCCATGAGCGGCAAGCAAATCGGCTAG
- a CDS encoding restriction endonuclease yields the protein MCQRTVQHTTRHHLVPREEGGRYGATVELCQPCHSSVHRFLSNRELARQYPTVEALRAAEALQGYLGWIRKNKVEKICNRRGGRE from the coding sequence CTGTGCCAGCGCACGGTGCAACACACCACCCGCCACCACCTGGTGCCTCGCGAAGAGGGCGGGCGCTACGGCGCCACCGTCGAGCTGTGCCAGCCCTGCCACAGCAGCGTCCACCGTTTTTTAAGCAACCGCGAGCTGGCGCGCCAATATCCCACCGTGGAGGCTCTGCGCGCCGCCGAAGCCCTGCAAGGCTACCTCGGCTGGATTCGTAAAAACAAAGTGGAGAAAATCTGTAACCGGCGGGGCGGCAGGGAGTAA